GGTGCCTAAATATAAGATCCCCAGGGGCGACTAATCATAATTATCACTATTTAATTACTTTCTGTTTCGATCTTCGATCATATCGCGCATGCATGTTGAGCTTTCTGCTGGTTGATTTCTTAATGTTTTGAGCATATCTCAATGATGGGATCCTCCACTGTCAACATATAGGCTAAATTCAACCGCGTCACGGACACGGCATTGACGAAATCTTCTTCATCTAGCGCCATTTTTTATGACGGTCGATAATGATTGTACTATATGATTCATATAATCGCTTTCCGCGTCATTGTTGGACGCACATATTAATCTTACTTAGATATACAGATAAAACCAATTGCCAGCTTCAGCAAGATGGCGATGTGTGATTATATTTATGTCATTCTCGATCGATCGCGTCATACAATGCTTgcacttccaagttccaacagAGTACGGTGTTGTCAACTTATATATATGCCGCAGTTTTAGTTTCAACGGGCGATGGGTCAATGAATTACAAGTGAATTATTTGCTCTCTGGAAAACATTtcaaaaaaacaagaaattaTATTGATTATTCATTTTAAACTTTGAATCTATTTAACTTCCACGGGAGGACACCAAGCTCTCTAACCTTTTTGGCATGAGCtgtgcgtgcatgcatgagTTGAAGCCATGGATGGGTAGGAGATATCCAAAGTTCCAAGCACGCGAAGGAAACTGCAAATCGTGGCTGACCATCGCAGGCGCTGCTGCCTCCAACGCATTGATCACGTACGCCATTTCGAAGGAACGCTAGTAGTACAAGCAGTAGATGTCAGACGTCAccctctctccttcctcctcgtcGCCATTGAAAGCGAAAGCGGAACAATTAAATTCCACAGCCTTCTTTGCATGCGCATCCCTTTGTTACCGTTTGGTGGGCGTAGGTCTGTCTGCTCtgccaactctctctctctctctctctctctctctctctctctctctctctctctctctctctctctctctctctctctctctcatgtggtCCGGCAAGTATTTATGCAGGTTTCCGCAGCGGTAGCTGCACCGCAGCCTGTCGTTCTGCTGCGTGCCTGCATTGCTGCTCGTCCAAAGCTAACGAATTTTTCTGTCACTGCGTACGAAAGCTGCCACTCTCTCTGCGCCCCTCCCTTCCATTCTCTCTCTACTGTGACACGACCTTTGTTTCTTGATATATTGCGACTAGTCTGCTGTGTTGCTGGCACATACACACGCACATGTACAAGAGCTGATCAAGCCGTCATGGCAAGAGCCTTCCATGCAGCGTCACCGGCAGCCGCGGCCTCGCCGCTCCAGTCCAAGGACACCGCCACTGGCAGGACCAGCGGCCTCGCCAACCTTCAATGGCTGCTCAGGAAGCGCGCCAACAAGGTGCAACAAGGCCGGCCGCTCGGGCAAGAGCccgaggacgacgacgatgacgagggTGCCTCCATGTTTGCCGGCGCCACGCCCTACGTCGCAGCCGCGGGTGGCGCTGCAGACGCGGGCCCGACGCGCAGGAAGCGCGGCGAGGTGCTCTCGCGGCTCCGGTCCGCGATCCTGGCCGTGCTGGCGCGCGCGCGGCGGGGGCGCCAGCCGCTGGGGTCGTGCGCCACCGTCACGGGCACCATCTTCGGCCGTCGCCGCGGGCAAGTGCTCGTGGCGCTGCAGACCGACCCGCGCACCCCGCCGGCGCTGATGGTGGAGCTCGCCGCGTACTCCACCGGCGCGCTCGTCCGGGAGATGGCCTCGGGCCTCGTCCGCCTCGCGCTCGAGTGCGAGAAGGCACCGCTGCTGCAAACAGGTGATCAGTCGATCAACGCTTGCTTACGATGCCTTTGTTCTGTCCTCACTCACAAACCTTTCACCATTGACGAACGATCTGCAGGTGATCATAGGCGGCCGCGGGCGGCGCTGGTGGAGGAGGCGACGTGGCGCGCGTACTGCAACGGGCGCAAGTGCGGTTACGCGGTGCGGCGGGAGTGCGGCGCGGAGGAGTGGCGCGTGCTGCGCGCCGTGGAGCCCGTCTCCGTCGGTGCGGGCGTGCTCCCAGACAGCACGGCCGTTGCGGGCGCCGGCGAGGGCGACCTAATGTACATGAGGGCCAAGTTCGAGAGGGTGGTGGGGTCCAGGGACTCGGAGGCATTCTACATGGTGAACCCCGACGGGAACGGCGGGCCCGAGCTCAGCATCTACCTCCTCAGGGTCTAGGAGAGGAAACAGTCACAGTCTACCTAGCAAGTGATCGTTGCTGCtatgtttgcatgcatgcaagctgGTGCTTCTTGTTATGATGAATATGGGTTGGGTGCATGTATGTGTATTGTTGGTTGTTTTAGCTAAGTTGTTATGTGCAATTTGTGGTTAATTTTAACATGTCCCAGTTCTCTCACATTACTCATCTATCAGTTATGTTAGTTTTGTGTCGGCGTGGCTTGTAATGAATCATCAAGATGTATGTGATTTATATACTAAATCTAGTATATACCGTACGCATTTTGCTATAGTGTCTTGTTGGAAATTCTTTTGTCGGTAATTTATTATTGTTTATTTGTTTTCGTATGTCCGAATCATACTAAAACTGCCCTCGACCATAACAAAAACTTTTAAAGAAGAACAATTACCGTCAGCCACCCGCTAATGACTCTCGAGAAAGATGAGGAGTTTTGTAGGGTGTATTTGGTTATCTGTAAGGGTTCTTTTAAGTTGCAGCGTATATCTTGGATGAGTAAAATCAGGTTGAATGAATACAGTGACTCtgaaaagaagaatatttgctTGTTTGCATGGGTGGATACAATGACTCTGTACTTATGGATACTATGATCATGTGAAAGTGTATGATTGCCTACATGAGTGGATGTAATGACACCGCACTTGAGACTAACGGGTGGACTCATTGTAGCACTATAGCAAATTCAATGCATCCACCGGTCAGGCTTTAGAGAAAAGCTTGATTTAGGTGTATCCATCGGACCATGCTCTAACGGTATAATTGCATCCACGGATACAACAAGGAACTGTGCATAGAGACAACCAAATGACCTTCTCTGCAGGAATATACACCCGTAgtgtatcttttcttttttatttagcCCAAATGGTGTCCTTAATATGACCCCcctttatttttctaattttaatataaatttttcttttttaattaccTTCTGAAACAATTGTTATTCGGGTTCTAGAGCATATTGAAGCTTGCCCACCTCGCTAAAATAAGTTACTTTCTGATGGGGAAAAGAGTCACGCACTCATGATGTGTAAACTGTCATTATGGTTTGCTTGCCAATCATATTTATCACAAGGAAAACTTCTCCAATCATTTATTAGAGTGTGGTGACTACATAAATTCCATTTACAATATTACCACTTCCATTTTTCTCTATTGCAGGTGGTCTTAACtgtatttcatcaattttttcTTAACTAGTTGTCTTGCCAATATATTTGGTAATTGCCACCCTAAACGGCTAACGTGGCAAGTATAGTATATAGATATAACTGTTGCACGTATTGAAAAAATTGATGGGCAAGCGAAAAAGAGTTCAAAGAATTATGCAACTCAGGACCTTCTCCTTTTGCTTTCTTACCCATTTATTCACTTTATTTGATAAAAGCTAATCATTACTCGGTTCTGTTTAGTAGTGCTACTGAATTGCCATAATAAAGCTACTTGGATAGGCATATCGATGTGTTGCACGCCCTCTTTTCTATAAATCTATAGCACACTAAGGATGGTGTTCATCCACCAGACTCCTCCTGGACTGAAATAATATTTCATCATGGAACGTACCACTACTCGTTAACTTTAATTATTTGTTTTCCATTATTAATTGTACTTTTTATCTAAATATTAGACACTAATTTATGACACCAATCTTTTGCAACAAAGGGCAGAACGATTGGTTTTAAAAGTCACACCATAAAATATACAATACAAATGTACACTGCAACTACTACAGAAAACATCATCATTACTTATTCAAAAATTATATTACTGCCGGTTTTTGAGCCAGTAATGATTAATCGCCGGTGATAATCATGAATTATCACTATTGGTTACAGAACCGATAGTTATTAAGAGGCgatgataatccatgattatcactgctggatacaaaaccagcagtgattgtAATGAACCAGCAGTGACACAAACTAACATTGCAGGTTCTTGAGCTTATTATGGCGATTTATAGTGGGAACTGGCAGTCATATTCAATTCAAggtgaaaaaattaaaatttaaacagGTAGAAAATAATTTAATCGatctttatattactaatctatAATTAAGTCACTAAATCTatctttgtaaaaaaaaaagacatgtaTGTGGCGCATAAGAAAACACTAAACCCCTAAAAACCCTAAACATGTATGTCGCGTCTACCGATTGGCCATGACGACAAAGAAGTAGTAGTCATTATCCTCATCGTTGTCGTTATTGCCATcgttgtcctcatcctcaccgTCGTcgcccacctcctccttctcctcttcttacTCCTCCTCATCCAAGCTCGACCAGGGCCTCTTCGCCTTCGGTTCGTCGATGAAGTAGTCCCACACGGCATCATCCTCGGAGGGGGACCCCAACGATTCACCGAAGTCTGAGGTCTGCGACTCATTCGAGCTCTCCGGTGGGGCCTCCGTCTCATTGTCGGATGATGGTGGGGGCATGGGTAGCCTGGTCGAAGAAGGTGGTGgcagaggcggaggtggagtgGATGGAGCGGGAGAACAATTGCACGGATCCAttgcggtggcggtggaggggacAGGGTGAGAGCGTGAGCCAAAACGATCGAGTGAGAGTGAGAACGATCGAGGGGAGTGTGAAATATTTAAGGGCGCTGGAGAGAAGCCGAGCAGACGGGCGCAGGAATTCGTACGGTTTTTGGGATATCATTACCGATTATTAAAGACACGTCTTTTGATGAGCtaatatcactatcggtttgtgttagtgataatcactatcactgAATCAACAGTGAAAGAAGTGGAGGGATGAACCTTTATGTATCAGTGCTACCTCAAAATGGGTTATTATAGATGAATTAAAAACCTTATCACAGATGGTTATAGATTCTGTCTCTATAAATGTGTATGTGATATCGACTTTTTTACAGATAGTTAGAACTGTCTTTAATAGAGATACTcatagatggattttttttggaaaaatgtcTATGTGCAGAAAGGATCACAAATAGGTTTTTGTTGAAACCCGTTTGTATAAAGTGTCATAgacggagtttttttttaaaaaaaatgtctgTGTGACCCTTTCACCTTATAAGCAATTTTGCTTTTTGGTTGTCCTTATGGTATGGCATACACACTTCATGATTTACAAATTAAACAATATCACATACATTATTTAGActtcatgattcacaaattaaacaacatcaAAAACATTATTTATATATCACACATtaacacattgttcagaatatTGATCACATATTGTTTAGAAACATTAATCACACATTATTTAGAACTTCAGTACAGACATCTACATATAAAAATGTTAAGAACGTTATACAGATGCACATCACATATGgttcagaacacataaacctagctagctatacacaATCCTTAGCTTTATATCATTGGTGAtgatgtcttccaaaaagataAAATGATAGGCATCATTGGCAATGTCGTCTTCTAAAAGGATGATATACTTGATATCATTGGCGATGCTATCTTCCAGAAGGACAAAATGATCAACATTATTTGTTGACGCCTTCTTCGAAAAAgttgaaatgattgacatcatctaCACCTCTCGTGTTTCAGCACAATGCCAACCCAAGCATCATTTTTAATGAGCATCTCGTTGTCATCCAGATCAGGCTCCATCCTGACTAACTTAGTCATATGCCAGAACCAGACTACATTGCTGCAAAACTGCTAGCCATGGGTAAATAAGAAATGCGCATTCAAACCATCCTTGCAGTTCATAAAAATATCTTTATTGTGATGAACaataatagagaaattttcatctGCAACAACAAAATGAAGAACACGATTCACAGCGAAAACATAGTTCATGGGTGGGCCCTTCACAGTAGCGAAGAACATGAAGTCTACCTGACCGAAATTGATGCCAAGCATATACATTGTGGAAGCAAACATAGGGACAACCCTATCCTGCCACCACCTGATAGAAGTGAACGGAGCCATTACAGATTTGCAAGGGAAACAAGGCATTACCCTCTGTTATATAGATCGAAGCAAACCCCAAAAAACTATAGCAAAACTGCAATGAGAACCCCACGATACTCACCTCAGTATAGCGAAGGGCATTCGATGCCCGGATCTCGCTCCTTCGACGTAGAAATATCCATAGTTGTGCGTGTGTGGAAGATGAACACTTAGATGGCAATGAGTAGAGTGAGAAAGATGAAAGCTCCTCGTTGCTTTATATTAAGGAGAGATGAGTGGATTTTGTGTGTGAGACATCAAAGAGTCAGGGGAGACAAGCGGGTTGTATGTATAGGAAGCCAAAAAAGCCA
The sequence above is drawn from the Phragmites australis chromosome 10, lpPhrAust1.1, whole genome shotgun sequence genome and encodes:
- the LOC133931370 gene encoding uncharacterized protein LOC133931370, with the protein product MQVSAAVAAPQPVVLLRACIAARPKLTNFSVTAYESCHSLCAPPFHSLSTVTRPLFLDILRLVCCVAGTYTRTCTRADQAVMARAFHAASPAAAASPLQSKDTATGRTSGLANLQWLLRKRANKVQQGRPLGQEPEDDDDDEGASMFAGATPYVAAAGGAADAGPTRRKRGEVLSRLRSAILAVLARARRGRQPLGSCATVTGTIFGRRRGQVLVALQTDPRTPPALMVELAAYSTGALVREMASGLVRLALECEKAPLLQTGDHRRPRAALVEEATWRAYCNGRKCGYAVRRECGAEEWRVLRAVEPVSVGAGVLPDSTAVAGAGEGDLMYMRAKFERVVGSRDSEAFYMVNPDGNGGPELSIYLLRV